Part of the Mycolicibacterium mengxianglii genome is shown below.
CACGCGTCCAAGCGTGCTGCATCACTTCGCCGTTCACCCGCGACGTGAGTTCGATATCGGGGTCGACACCGATGGTGTCCCGCGCGACGATCCCGGGGCCGATCGGTGACGAAGCCGGCGCGTTCTTGCCGAGAGTCCACTGCACGTGGCGCAGCTGCCGGTCCCGAACCGATATGTCGTTGACGACGGTGTACCCGGCCACCACGTCCCAGGCGGCCTTCTGTGAAACCCCGCGGGCCGGTGCGCCGATGACGACGCCCAGCTCGGCCTCCCAATCGAATTGCACCGACAGTGACTGCGGTAGCACCAGCTCGTCATCGGGGCCCGACACCGAGGTCAGGTCCTTGAGGAATACCACAGGCGCCTCGGGCACGTTGGCGATGAAGACGTCCTTGGACTCTTCCTGGTGATCGAGGTAGTTGATACCGATGCAGAACACCCGGCTCGAGGGCAGCACCGGGGGCAGCACCACAACGTCGCTGCGGCGTACGCGCAAGGTGTGTGCATCGCTGATCCGCTCGGACTGCCCGGCTGCCAGGAGGACGAGTGCGTCACGCAACGTCCAATCGATGCCGACGATTTCGTCGCCGTCTGCGTAACCGCACCGCGTTGCACCCTGGTGGACGTACTGGACTAACTGCAACGAACTTCTCCTTCGTTTTGAGTGGTGTCGGCGGCGTTGTCGGTGAAGGTCTCTTCGGTTCCGCCGAGGAAGATGTGCGAAAAGCTGGGATCGGCCCGCAGTTCTGCGGCCGATCCGGAGCGTCGCACGCGTCCGGAAGCCAGAACGTACGCCCAATCTGCCGATGCCATAGCGAGATTGGCACGCTGCTCGACCAACAGTACCGCGATCCCGCTGGCCTTGAGTTCGGCGAGCTGCTCGTCGAGCAGCCGTGTGGCCATCTCCTCGGTGAGCCCGGCGGTGGGCTCGTCGAGCAGGAGCACCGTCGGTTCGAGCATCAGGACGCGGGCCATCGCCAGCATCTTGCGTTCCCCACCGGAAAGCACACCGGCGTGTCTTTTGAGCATCGTGCGCAGCCGGGGAAACAGCTCCAGCACCCGCTCTTTGTTGATTGCAACTCGTTTGCGCGGCAACGCATATCCACCGATGACGATGTTCTCCTCGACAGTGAGGGGTTTGAAGACGTCGTCGATCTGCGGAACGTAGCCCATACCGCCGGCGGCACGCTCGGCAGTCGACATCGTGGTGATGTCACCGCGGCCGGTCAACTCCACCGTGCCACCCATCGGCTTGATCAACCCTGCCAATCCCTTGAGCAGGGTGCTTTTGCCGCATCCGTTCGGGCCGACCACACAAGCGGTGGCCCCGGCGACCAGCTCGAGGCTGACACCGTGCACAATCGGCACCCCGTTGTAACCGACCGTGAGATCTCGTACTGTGAGCACCTTTTCGCCGGTAGCGATTGAAGTCCTATCCCGCGACATAAGCGTCCACCACTTCCTGTTGGCGGCGGGCGGCCGCCATCGACCCTTCGAAGAGCACCTGGCCACGCGCCATCACGACGACGGCATCGGTCAGGCGTTCCACCGCGTCGAGTTCATGCGCGACCATCAGGATGCTGATGCCGCGGTCTCGCAGCTCCACCAGGAAATCGGAGATGCGTTCGATGATGCTCGCGTGCACACCGGCGAACGGCTCGTCGAGCAAGAGGAGTTCCGGCTCGGTCGTGACGGCCCGAAGCAGCTCGAGGATCCGTCGCTGACCGCCGGAGAGGTCACCCATGTAGTCGTTTTCCTTGGCCTCGAGGCCGAATTCGCCCAGGAGCGCTCGGGCCCGTTCGATCGCGGCACGCTGGCCGGGCAGCCAGGTGCGCCGCGGCCGGGTGAACACCTCGAGGAAGCGCGTACCGCCGACCGTCCGGTCGGCCAGCACCAGGTTCTCCAACACCGTCAGACGGCCGAAGTCCGCAGGCATCTGGAAGGTGCGCATGATGCCGCGCCGAGACCGCTTGTAGGGGGCGAGCTTCGCGATGTCCTGACCACGGTGGAGCACCCGACCTGCCTCTGCCACCGCACTACCCGCCAACGCGTGCAGGAGGGTGGATTTGCCGGCACCGTTGGGGCCCACGACGGCGGTGATCTTGGCCCGCGGCACGTGTAGCGAGACATCCTCCAGTACGCGGTTCTTGCCGTACGCGACTGTCAGGCCCTCGATGGTCAGGATGTGTTCGTCGCTCACAAGGTCGCTCCCTTCTTGCTGAACCCCGACCAGAACGGCACCGGTTGCCCGTCGAGGTCGAAAGTGCGCTTGCGCTCGGGGAATACGCCCTGCGGGCGCAACCACAAGAACCCGATGATCACCAACCCGACCACCACGAACTGCAGCGCATCAACGGTGCCCGGTGCCCCGAACTGGGGTAGGTAGCGTGCCGCTTCGGCCAAGCCGACCGGCAGCAGAAGCGCGCCCATCATCACACCGAATCGGTTACCGGCGCCGCCGACGATGACCGCACCCATCAGGATGAGCGTCTCCTGATACGACCAGTCGGCCGGAGCGTAGGTACCGATGAAGGACGCCAGGATGGCGCCGCTGAGCGCACCCAGTCCGTTACCGACGGCGAATGCCGACAGCCGCACCGCGGTGACGTTTACACCCAGCGCGTCGGCGGCCTCCGGGTTCTCCCGCACCGCCCGCAGCACCCGCCACAGCGGGGAACGGGAGATCCGAACCACCACCCACGCTGCGAGGGCGACCATCAGCACCGCGAATCCTGCGTAGATCCACGAGTATTCGGTGGACTTCAGGCCCAGCTCTTTCTTGAGCGGGGACGGGATCAGGTACAGCCCGTGGCCACCCCGAGCAGTCCGGGGACCGCGACCACCAACGCCGAGGCGATCAACGCCACCGACAGCATGGCGACGGCCTGGTAGTCGGAGCGCAACCGCCGCAGCGCCACCACGCCGATGGGCAGCGATATCAGCATGCCCGCCAACACCGCACCGACGAACGGCAATGGGAACGGCAGCGCGGCCCCCCAGAAGTACTCCTGAACGATGGTGCCGCTCTCATCCTCTGGGGGCCCGAGCGACAGCAGGGCAACGGCGTATCCGCCGACGGCCACCGACACGATGTAGCTCAGGTTGAGCAGGCCCGTGTCGGAGTACTGCAGGTCCAGACCCCAGCAGCCGATGACCGCCACGGCGCCGTACACCAGCAGGGTGACGATGTAGAAAGTCAGATCGCTTGACATGCGCGATCCGTTCCCGTAATCGTGCCTCGCACACTCACTCCTCGGTTGACGGTCATACCTGTAATGCCCTGCCTGAAGAGAATTCGGCGCGAATACCCTGCGGCCGCGCCATCAGCACGCCGATCAGGACCACCAGTGCAATGGCGATCTTGAAGCTCGGGTCCAACCACACCGCCGTCAACTCCGTGGCCAGCCCGAGGACCAGCGCACCGAGCATCGCGCCGTAGGCATCTCCGATTCCGCCCAGCACTGCGGCGGCGATCACCAGCACGATGAATGTCCGACCGGACGTCGCCGAGAACGACGAGCTGATCAGGAAAAGCGCTACCCCGGCCAGTCCGCAGAGGGCACCGGAGAGCAGCCAGGCGATGGCCACCACCCGTGCGGTGGCGATACCGCACGACTGTGCCAGACCGCTGTCCACGGCGGACGCCCGCATGGCCATACCGAGCTTGGATCGCTTGAGCAACAGGTGCATTCCGGCCATCGCTGCCACCGCCAAGACGATTACCACCATCTGCAGATTGGTGACCGCGGCGCTGGCGATGGTGAACATCACCGTCGGGGTGACGTCATAACGGAACGACAACGGACCCACAAATGCCAGCAGGGTGTTGGCCAGCACCAGGCTGACCGCCAAGCTGATCACCAGCATCTGGAACACCGAGACGCCGCGACGCGCGAAGCGTTGATAGACAAACAGATTCAGCAGTAGCGACACCACTGCGCCGGCCAACACACCCACCAGCGCAGCTCCCACCATCGGCAGACCGGCGCGGCTGGCACCAAGCGCAGCGAAACCGGAGAGCACCATGGTTTCGCTGAACGCGAGGTTGAAGACATTGGACACGCTGTACTGGAGGCTGAAACCGACTGCGGCCAGAGCCAGCACCGCGGCGATCACCACCCCGAATACCGTTGCTGAGACAACCAGATTCACGAGATCAGCGCTGCCCGCTCGCCAGTGCTTCCAACTCCTCGGCGGGAAGCTGACTCACCAGCTTGAGCTGGGTGGCCGCCGGGTCCCAGTCGAAGTAGGCGAACGCCCCGATGACATTGTGGAACTCATTGAGCCGGTACTCACCGTTGGCGCCGACGTACTGGATGTCCTCACCCTTGCCGAGCGCCTCGAGACCCTCGGCGTAGGTGTTCACCACCGTCTTGCCGTCACCCGCGGTCAGGATCTCCGGAATGACTTCGTTGTAGGTCTCCGACTCCACCGAGTCCGTCTTGGTGGCGGCCAGTGCCGAAGTGACGATCCCATCGAAGAACGAGCGCGAGTAGACACTATCGCGGAACGACGCGGCCTCCACGCCGTCCTTGCCGTCCAGCGAATCGATGGTCTCCACGAACTGCGCAGTGCCCGGGCCGCCGTCTTCGTTGAACCGAATCACGACCTGGAGGGCCTTGGCCAGGGCTTCGTCACTTCCGTACGCCGACTTCGCCGCCGCTTGCCATTCGCCAGTGGTGGCCAAGACGTTCGCGACAATCGGAATATCGCCCGCACCGGCCTGATTCAGCTCGGTCAAGAACGTACCCGCGGTCACGGCATCGGCCTCGAAAACGA
Proteins encoded:
- a CDS encoding branched-chain amino acid ABC transporter permease, which codes for MYLIPSPLKKELGLKSTEYSWIYAGFAVLMVALAAWVVVRISRSPLWRVLRAVRENPEAADALGVNVTAVRLSAFAVGNGLGALSGAILASFIGTYAPADWSYQETLILMGAVIVGGAGNRFGVMMGALLLPVGLAEAARYLPQFGAPGTVDALQFVVVGLVIIGFLWLRPQGVFPERKRTFDLDGQPVPFWSGFSKKGATL
- a CDS encoding ABC transporter ATP-binding protein, whose translation is MSDEHILTIEGLTVAYGKNRVLEDVSLHVPRAKITAVVGPNGAGKSTLLHALAGSAVAEAGRVLHRGQDIAKLAPYKRSRRGIMRTFQMPADFGRLTVLENLVLADRTVGGTRFLEVFTRPRRTWLPGQRAAIERARALLGEFGLEAKENDYMGDLSGGQRRILELLRAVTTEPELLLLDEPFAGVHASIIERISDFLVELRDRGISILMVAHELDAVERLTDAVVVMARGQVLFEGSMAAARRQQEVVDAYVAG
- a CDS encoding fumarylacetoacetate hydrolase family protein; translation: MQLVQYVHQGATRCGYADGDEIVGIDWTLRDALVLLAAGQSERISDAHTLRVRRSDVVVLPPVLPSSRVFCIGINYLDHQEESKDVFIANVPEAPVVFLKDLTSVSGPDDELVLPQSLSVQFDWEAELGVVIGAPARGVSQKAAWDVVAGYTVVNDISVRDRQLRHVQWTLGKNAPASSPIGPGIVARDTIGVDPDIELTSRVNGEVMQHAWTRDLIFDIPRLIEEISAVTPLLPGDIIATGTPAGVGFKRNPPRYLTEGDVVDVEIAGVGLLSNRVRTEC
- a CDS encoding ABC transporter ATP-binding protein — translated: MLTVRDLTVGYNGVPIVHGVSLELVAGATACVVGPNGCGKSTLLKGLAGLIKPMGGTVELTGRGDITTMSTAERAAGGMGYVPQIDDVFKPLTVEENIVIGGYALPRKRVAINKERVLELFPRLRTMLKRHAGVLSGGERKMLAMARVLMLEPTVLLLDEPTAGLTEEMATRLLDEQLAELKASGIAVLLVEQRANLAMASADWAYVLASGRVRRSGSAAELRADPSFSHIFLGGTEETFTDNAADTTQNEGEVRCS
- a CDS encoding branched-chain amino acid ABC transporter permease; translated protein: MNLVVSATVFGVVIAAVLALAAVGFSLQYSVSNVFNLAFSETMVLSGFAALGASRAGLPMVGAALVGVLAGAVVSLLLNLFVYQRFARRGVSVFQMLVISLAVSLVLANTLLAFVGPLSFRYDVTPTVMFTIASAAVTNLQMVVIVLAVAAMAGMHLLLKRSKLGMAMRASAVDSGLAQSCGIATARVVAIAWLLSGALCGLAGVALFLISSSFSATSGRTFIVLVIAAAVLGGIGDAYGAMLGALVLGLATELTAVWLDPSFKIAIALVVLIGVLMARPQGIRAEFSSGRALQV
- a CDS encoding ABC transporter permease, with the protein product MSSDLTFYIVTLLVYGAVAVIGCWGLDLQYSDTGLLNLSYIVSVAVGGYAVALLSLGPPEDESGTIVQEYFWGAALPFPLPFVGAVLAGMLISLPIGVVALRRLRSDYQAVAMLSVALIASALVVAVPGLLGVATGCT